A window of the Mus pahari chromosome 1, PAHARI_EIJ_v1.1, whole genome shotgun sequence genome harbors these coding sequences:
- the LOC110320002 gene encoding olfactory receptor 2AT4-like: MASWACYEASGRQGDVPAVQHYIYHCFCDHLALVQSSCSDTTPRTLMGFCTAMVVSFLPLLLVLLSYMGILASVLRINSKEGRSKAFSTCSSHLLVVGTYYSSIAVAYVAYRADLSLDLHIVGNVVFAILTPVLNPLIYTLRNKDVKAAITKIMYIKTQAVTGILTFKSS, from the exons ATGGCATCCTGGGCATGTTATGAAGCCAGCGGCAGGCAAGGAGATGTCCCTGCAG TACAGCACTACATTTACCACTGCTTCTGTGACCACCTAGCTCTGGTCCAGTCCTCTTGTTCTGACACCACTCCCCGGACGCTCATGGGCTTCTGCACCGCCATGGTGgtgtccttcctccccctcctcctggtgCTCCTCTCCTATATGGGAATCCTGGCCTCAGTGCTTCGGATCAACTCCAAGGAAGGGCGTTCCaaagccttctccacctgcagTTCCCACCTCCTGGTGGTGGGCACCTACTATTCGTCCATTGCTGTAGCCTATGTGGCCTACAGGGCTGACCTGTCCCTGGACTTGCACATTGTGGGCAATGTGGTGTTTGCTATTCTCACCCCTGTTCTCAACCCTCTCATCTACACTCTGAGGAACAAAGATGTCAAGGCAGCCATCACTAAAATCATGTATATCAAGACTCAGGCTGTGACAGGGATATTAACCTTTAAATCAAGTTAG